In Bos indicus x Bos taurus breed Angus x Brahman F1 hybrid chromosome 4, Bos_hybrid_MaternalHap_v2.0, whole genome shotgun sequence, the sequence CCTCGTAGCTGTAGCTGAGAAAGATCCAGAAGGTAACCAAGTGGAGGGTTCTTACAGCTCTCCTGTAGCCAACCTACCTCTCACTTCCCATTACCACATATTTTTACTAAAGATTTATTCCAGAACCTCTCTTTTCAACCTTTGAAAATCATATGCTGCCCCAAAACTAGAACAAGAAAATTTTCACAGTGGGATAGCATTTATTAAAAACCAAATCAAAGACTTCACTTCTTTTATATGTTGAGAAAGTCTCAGCTTGGGGCAACGTGGTATCTTCCATTGAAGTCAATCTATTTAACTGGAGTTTCTAGAGGAGTAGCCATGGGGTAGCCCATTCCTATAACCCTATTACCCTGAGTACTCCCCAGGTTAGAAGAAACCAGGCATGACCTGTTCATGTTTtctctattcatttttatttttttggtcatatAACACAGCACAGCACTTGGAACTGCCCTGAGCAGGATTGAACCCTGCAgtgcaagtgcagagtcttaaccactgggcccccagggaagtcccagacatgAAGTGTTTTTAATCAATGATTCTCAAACTGTATGAAGCATCAAAATCACTTAGCAGGCTGGTTAAAATTCAGATTGTTGGGCCCTACTCCCAGACTCTCTGATTTAGTATGTGTGGGTAGAGTTCacgaatttgcatttctaactgtTCTCCAAGAGATTCTAATACTGTTAATCCAAGGAATCTTGGCTTTAGACCCTGTAATAGAGGAGTGTCTCTGAGGGTGGTACTTAATCTTTCTGCCTTAACCCCACCCAGTCTCGTGGAGTTGTGCTATGTCCTAGGGAGAGAGACAAAGCAACTCTGAGGCTCTAGAGGTGTGCTTGGCTTTTGTTCGCCTCTAATtgatgcgactgaactgaactgaactgaattgaatgtaaCAGGAGCAGGAGAGAGTTATTCTCCTGCACGTATCTCAGACCACCAGAGGCTCTGCACCTTGAGTCTTGAAGTGTTCTAAAGCATCATGGCCAGTGCATGGGAAGAGCGATGAAAGCGGAGGGAGTGGTGAGAGCAGTTATATCACCTGAATCACAGTCGTTTTGCTGTTGATGGCGAGGATGGTCTTTAACTCCTTTTTGTCAGAATTTTTCCTAAGGCCTTTGGATGGGATCATTTTAGTATTAAATTAAAGTTCTTGAAGCTTCTATAATTTGCAATTTGCCAGTTGACCAGGTACATGCTCCCAGGGTTTCAGTAATGTGTACATTCAATAAATTGAAGACTAAACAAATTAATGCTATGATTCTTATTTAAAGAATGtgataaaaagcagagaaaaaaaaatgaacttgctTCAGGCTCCACAGGTTGGTGGCAGAATTAGAAATAGAAGAGAGAATGAATGTGGATCCTATGCTTGGACCACATtagttattattaaatattcttttcaaatgctGACCCTTCGGGAAACATCGCCACACCAGAAAAATTCAATTCTGACTTTTCCCGAATGCCAGTAACACAAGGAAGAAAATGTATTTGGCTAATTGGGAAACATCTGATTCTACCTTTGGGGGATCTGATTTGGTATTGCCTTAATAAGGGTCAAAGGTGAAACTTCATGACAAGCCTATGAGGAAAGGAGTCCTATTTTTTAGGAAGGGGAAAAGGGGAGACAGGTAAACAAAAGTGTGCTCTTCATTTTAAGATGAGAACAAAATCATGTCTCCCACAGCCTTCAAGGATGGATGCAATCTTCCTCCCCAGAATAAATACATCCTGGGAAAAATGAGACTAAGCACAGACTGAAAAGAAGCTTCCCCTGGATTCTTTGACTCAGGACTCTGGTTTCTCCGATTGCATCGTCTCCTCTGATTCttaccctcctgcctcctcttgaaagtaaagtgaaagtgaagttgctcactcgtgccctactctttgcgaccccatggatagtagtctgcaccaagctcctccatccatgggattttcaaggcaagagtactagagtgggttgccatttccttctccagggaatcttcccaacccagggattgaacccaggtctctcacattatagacagacactttaccatctgagccaccagggaagtccaaagccTCCTCTTATAAAGACCTTTGTAATTACATTGGGCCCACCCAGGTTTCCTGGGATAATTTCCCTAATTTAGcgtccttaacttaatcacatctgccgTCCCTTTTTGCCACAGACAGTAACGTATTCACAGGTTTTGTGCATTAGGATGTGAATATTCTGGGAGGAAGAcgttaaaatgtaaataaactacCACATTGTATTCACATTGTGGCAGTCACATTGTTGAGTTCATATTGTATTAACTTGGGGTCCCTTTGCCATTCCCACTGGTCCAAACACTGATCAATAAATGTGCATTCACAGACCTGCCAATCATGGGAACCACTCTCCACAAAGTCATCTACAGGGAACTTATAATCACCTTTTGTCCCATTCAATTTTGATGCATTAGTTCAAATTAAATGCCCAAGCCACAAGTGTTTCCCTAAAAACTAGCTGCCAATTTAGCATCTTTGTCAATTTCAATACTTCGAATGACATAAGATTGTAATCACATGTGTGCATTTCTCGATTATGCTAGGAGGTTGGTTTTATGATTTTCAAGGCCCTTGCTCTTGTGATACAGTAGGACGCATGCTCTGCTCTCCTTGTACTCATCCTGCATTCAACAGCTGTTTTCTAAGTACCTAGTATGGGCTGTCGTGTTCTAGTTGCtgatcccagagtttgctcggcaggattcacatgcacacacaagaaAAGAGCCAGCCTTTGAACTGCTAACTCCAGGGAACCTCAACCACCAGTTAGGGACTCACTTTATATGTCTCACATTCAAGCTTGCACAAAGGGAATCTGGGTTACTTGAGTGGTCACTATCATTATAGAGAGTGACCCTGTGGAGTTCAGTAGTCCTGGGTCCTGCGGGTTCTCAGAATAAGGCAGTGTATACAGAAGGCAATCTGCCTGGTGTATCTAGGGAAGAAAACAGATAGTAATGCTTTTGTTGCACATTTCACTTACCAtcattctttctctcatctttctCCCCTCTTATATCTGGATCTATGTCAACCAAAATTCACCTTTTAATTGCAAACTATTGTTTTGTCATCtcccttttaaaatttcctgcttctttcattttgttaagcATGTAGATCAGATGCTTTCTAATATTCTGTTTCCTAGTGTAATTTTTAAGTATAGTTTACCTTTGCATCAGTGGTTTCTCATTTTATGTTCAAGGATGCTAAGGTTCATATTGGAttacttctgcttttttcttctttgcttatcACACATAGGGTCGATGACTTTCactttgtctcctttgtcaactGTAATTATCAGAATTATCCTCTCAATTTTGAAGGTGTTAATTAAATATTTGGTGTCTACCTGGTGTAGTTTTCCAGAACTTATTTTCTGAATTCATGTTTTGATCTGCCTACATAGCTATGGATTCctaaatatttagatatttagaaGTAATGTGTAGTTTTGATGTCtctgtgttgtttagtcactaagtcgagtccaattcttttgtgacccgatgaactgtagcccaccgggctcctctgtccgtgagattttccaggcaagaatactggagtggcttgtcatttccttctccaggggatcttcctgactcagggattgaacccacatctcttgcattggcaggtggattctatatccctgagccaccagggaagcccaatttgtaGTTTATCGGTTGTCCAAAATAGCATCAAAAGACTACAAATTCACAAGTTCCCTGCTTATAAGGCTCTTTTTGTctctgaggttttctttttttttaattgtattggtGAACATTTATGTGTCCTCAGCCActcaccccatgaactgtaacccagcaggctcttctgcccattggattttccttgcaagaatactggagtaaatttccctttccttctccaggtgaactttccaaccctgggattgaacccacatctcctgcagtacagacagcttctttaccgctgagccactgaggaagcctggTGAACATTTATACACATAGGTAAGTTGAGAAGACTAGAGACTCCATGTAAACcaacatttatatatttcaataaaggtGCTAAGGAAATTCAACAGGAAAAGGATAGATTTATAAACTAGTAGCCTAGAAAAAttggattttcttcctttttttagtttatttttaattgtaagataattactttacaatattgtgttggtttctgccataatcAACATAAGTCTctgagttttttgtgtttttttttgtctctgaggTTTTCAATTACTGTCTTCATATTCCAAGGTACCACCCTCCACCAGGCATTCAGTTCCACAGTAGCAACATTGAATACTTGGAATGTGGGCCTAGACTCTTGATAGAAAAAGAGCTTGCCTCAAGTGGGTGCTACTGTAGTTGTTTGAAAGTtaaagagttagttgctcagtggtgtccgactctttgcaacccagtggactttagctcgccaggatcctctgtccaagggatgttctaggcaagagtattggagtgggttgccattcccttctccagggaatattcccaacccaggaatctaacccaggtctcctgcctagcaggcagattctgtactgtctgagccaccactgtAGTTGTTTGGACAGCTGCAAATCAAATTTGCTTCCAGTGAGACTACAAAGATAGAAGGGCAGAGTTAAGCTTCCAAGTTTCCTCAAACAGCTCAGCGTGAATACTGGGCTGCTCCCCCACAGACAGCCGGCTAGATCTCTCAGCCTCAGGGCCTTTAGGGGTGGAGTTCTGAGCAGCAAGAGCACAAGTTAGAGGTGGTGCAGCCCAAAGCCGGCCCCACAACTGGACAGGGAAGCACCTGCCAGGAGACTACCTTCAGCAGGTGCCTGGCAGAGCAGCCCATTCTGCATCCCCTGGGGTCAGACTCGATTGCGAGCCCACAGGAGTCACCTTCAGAAATATCTAGTGGGGACTTTACAGCGAGTTACAATTTCACAGAAACCAGATTACACCAGAGTCAGGGACATTTGAAGTCACACTCATCAGCAATTCCCTTTGTCTCCACAGGCTGGTCAGGGAAGGGGAAGCTCGAAGACAATAACTACAGAAACAAACGAACAAAGAGAGAAAGTCCTTTAGGCTGCTCCCTTCAGTAGATATCaagtttaaaaattgttttactaGTGGTAAGAGGGCCCTCTTTCAATTCATCTTGAGCAGTGGGAGCAGTGACAAACATAGCCTCACcacataagggaaaaaaaataaacagtgacGATAATGGAacaaatggatatatatatagcttttatataTCCTAAAGATATATAAAACCTGAGCTCGAGGTACTGGGATCAGCAAAACAATAGCCAAGGAAGCCACCTCTCAATTTTAGGGAGTGAGTGGGCACTGTGCGGTGATTTCTCTGAGTTAAGAAGTCCAATGGGCAGCGAAGAAAATTGCACATCTTAGACGAGGAGCCTTGAAGATCTCAGCTTCCCACAATTTCTTGGGTGGACTCTCACAGCaaagattttctttattgtttcttaCACAGATTcaatgacttcccaggtggctcagtgataaagaatcctcctgccaagcagaagacctaggttccacccctggattaggaagagcccctggagaaggaagtggcaacccactccagtattcttgcctgggaaatcccacagaaagaggggcctggagggctacagtccatgggtcacaaagactcagacatgactgagtgactgaatgcacACATTAGAGAGGTTGAAACTTTGATTGTGGCATCTGTGCCCAGCAGCTGCAGAAGCTGGGGAGGCAGGGTTTTTGAAGTTGACCTTGTTACAGCACTCAGTGAGCAGACTAGAAATATTACCTGGGACatgaatggacagagaagactttaTCTTTCCTGTAGTTCAAGTTTTAGGTATAAAGAATGAGACTATCCTATTGAAATGATGGAGAAATAAGCTAAAGACACCTCCAAAGATATAAACAGCATGATTATGAAATAGGGATGTCTTATATGGGAATAATCAAATCACCTCAGAAGCAAGAGTCCACATTCCAACCCCATTTCCCTGCATCCAGGCCTGATAACAAACCAGCAAGCAAAGCATAAGCAAATCCTGCAGCTAGGAAAATGGCAAAGTCAAAAATGAGCCAGGGAAAATTTGCATCGGGAGGGAGGTATTTTCTTGCATGAAACACTAATGGGGCCAGGAACCTGGTCCCAAACTGGAAACTGTGGCAGAGATTCTCAGTACATGCCCAGGAAGTTTCTTTGGAATAGAAGGATGACAACCAGCCAACTCTCTGTCTTCTTCATGATTATCTATATGCTCGAGTTCTTGACAATAACTGGGCAGAGCAGCCTGATTGTTGTAGCGCTGGGCAGAGAGTGGGTGCAGACTCAAAGGCTGCCACCTGCGGACATGATTCTCATCAGCCTGGGCATCTGCCGCTTCTGTCAACTGTGGTCATCGATGCTGTACAACTTTGGTTCCCACTTCCACCCTAATTACAATTTTTGGTATTTCGGGATCATCTGGGAATTTACTAACATCCTTTCCTTCTGGTTGACCAGCTTGCTTGCTGTCTTCTACTGTGTCAAAGTCTCCTTCTTCAGCCACCCCGTCTTCCTCTGGCTGAAGTGGAGAATTGTGAGATGGGTTCCTCGGCTGTTGCTGGGCTCTCTGCTGATTTCTTGTGTGTCTACCATATTTCCAGCTACTAGTTATTACATTGATATTCAATTCATCGCCATGAAGCATTTCCCTAGAAACAGCACCATGCTTGAGAGACTTGAGGCGTTCCTGTGGGATTTTTCCACACTGCACAAAGTAGTTGTGTTGGTTATTCCTTTCCTCCTGTTCCTGGCCTCCACAGTCTTGCTCATGGCCTTATTATCCCGACATCTGAAGCAGATGAAAGACCTTCACACAGGCTGCTCCAACTCCAGCCGGGAAGCTCACTCTGCCGCCCTGAGGTCCCTTGCCATCGTCCTCATCTTGTTCACCTTTTATTTTCTCACCGTGCTCCTCTCCATATTGGATGTCCTATTTAATAAAGAGTCCTGGTTCTGGGCCTGGGAAGCTATCATCTATGCATTAGTCTCTATTCATTCTACTTTACTAATGCTGAGCAGTGTCAAACTGAAAAGAGTTTTAAAGGCAAGGTGCTGGAGCCTAGAAGCTGCCTGAGGCATAGCGGACAAGACCTCTGCGCAAATGAGCTTTTGCACGGATACAACTAATACCAATAACCCAACTGGCAGGATCTTGACAATCCCCTGTGTGACAATGAGAAACCATAAACATCAGCCTCATTCTCTTTGCCCACAGCCATCTATCTCCAAACAACCAAGCTCTTCTGTTCTGTGccactgctcccttctcctgtccACAGTCCCCAGGTTGGTGCAAACTCTCTCATGGCTTCCCCTACCTCTCTACCTCTGGGATCTTTCTCCTGGTATATTCAACACAAGAGACCCGAAATCATGGTGTCcccattctgtttttatttgacCTACTCTATGACTGCCAATTCCTCACTGACTAATATGAGTCTCTTCCCTATAAAGCTTATTGCCCATACCCTGAATGTTTTCCATACTAACCCCTTAATTTACCTTCCCTACTTTAGTCAGGAAAAGATCTTGAATATCTCTCTCTGCTGCTTCTGAACTTTTATCCTATAATATGATTTTCCTTATTTGTGTCTCTTCCAAATTTGTGTCTCTTCCTTTATGCTTTTAATACTCAAATCAAATTttaactctttcattttcatttgttaagACATTACACTTTTCTCAGAAAAGGAGATGACTTACCCAATCTAGGTTCATCTtggaatttgttcaaatattggcaatttaatTTGACCGGTTGATTCCCTGGCATAGGAACCAGCAACcaattcaagtattcttgcctagaaaattctgtggatagaggagtctggcaggctacagtccatggggtcacaggagacagacacgactgagcaactaagcacacacacacgtgtgcgcacacgcgtgcacacacacacacagtttctatTGGCTGGATTCTTGCCTCTTTAGTGTACTACAAGACGGtatgaaatttctagaaatattccCAGATTGAGGCTTAGCTGGTTTTCTTCCATGCGTAACCCAGATGTCAGCAGGAACTCCTCTTCATAAAATCTGAGTGACATTGGCTTAAGCCTTCTATAATCTTCTTTGCTCTCTGATAGTCTAAAGTTCTTTCCAAATGGACAAGAATATAGGAACTACGCAGGAATCTAGTTAA encodes:
- the TAS2R16 gene encoding taste receptor type 2 member 16 gives rise to the protein MTTSQLSVFFMIIYMLEFLTITGQSSLIVVALGREWVQTQRLPPADMILISLGICRFCQLWSSMLYNFGSHFHPNYNFWYFGIIWEFTNILSFWLTSLLAVFYCVKVSFFSHPVFLWLKWRIVRWVPRLLLGSLLISCVSTIFPATSYYIDIQFIAMKHFPRNSTMLERLEAFLWDFSTLHKVVVLVIPFLLFLASTVLLMALLSRHLKQMKDLHTGCSNSSREAHSAALRSLAIVLILFTFYFLTVLLSILDVLFNKESWFWAWEAIIYALVSIHSTLLMLSSVKLKRVLKARCWSLEAA